One Pseudomonas sp. MH9.2 DNA segment encodes these proteins:
- a CDS encoding aminotransferase class III-fold pyridoxal phosphate-dependent enzyme has protein sequence MDRPQHIVTDIYTAQPRLRAISSSGATVTLSDGKQYIDLMNGKGSVTLGHHHPVVNSAITRHLQSRQASATCWSNLHEALTNRIIDDLGMDDARLALFSTGTEACRAAVQAARQFSGRHFIASAGYHGWGDYWASSDHSLEANASGVVDFYFVPELLEQVLERHRGQIALVILSPDYVHLQPETLRRLAQIARHEGVLLCCDDVKQGYRSVRASRFPGTVGFHADLYTFAKGLANGHRLSCLVGRSDVMAAAKEFTYTAYFDTIPIVAALATLDYMASHDGYQRLVQCGATLAAGMRNIVQRRELPIMIYGDGPMLQIVGATDALDQALYTNCAVAGLLLYEGDNQAVSLATGDVLDELLERFEKALTATSQQFGRGDPASISRQRRFQAAFRMIDGANDIVSIEEALRWIKEEQ, from the coding sequence ATGGACAGACCTCAACACATCGTTACCGACATCTATACCGCACAGCCCAGGCTACGAGCCATCAGTTCCAGTGGCGCCACAGTGACCCTCTCGGACGGCAAGCAATATATCGACCTAATGAATGGCAAAGGCAGCGTTACTCTCGGGCATCACCACCCAGTAGTGAACTCAGCGATTACGCGCCATTTACAAAGCAGGCAGGCATCGGCGACCTGCTGGAGCAATCTGCATGAGGCGCTCACCAATCGGATCATCGACGATCTTGGAATGGACGATGCGCGGCTTGCCCTATTCAGTACGGGGACGGAAGCCTGCCGGGCCGCCGTTCAGGCTGCGCGGCAATTCTCGGGTCGGCACTTCATTGCGAGTGCGGGTTACCACGGCTGGGGCGACTACTGGGCCAGCAGCGACCACTCGCTGGAAGCCAATGCTAGTGGAGTCGTTGACTTCTACTTTGTGCCGGAACTGCTGGAACAGGTGCTCGAACGGCATCGCGGACAAATAGCCTTGGTTATTTTGTCGCCCGACTACGTCCACTTGCAGCCGGAGACACTTCGTCGTCTGGCGCAGATCGCTCGGCATGAGGGGGTGTTGCTGTGTTGTGACGACGTCAAGCAAGGCTACCGCTCGGTGCGCGCTTCCCGATTTCCTGGGACGGTCGGCTTCCATGCAGATCTGTATACCTTCGCCAAAGGATTGGCGAATGGCCACCGACTGTCATGCCTGGTGGGTCGATCCGATGTGATGGCCGCGGCGAAGGAGTTTACCTATACCGCGTACTTTGACACGATCCCGATCGTGGCCGCATTGGCCACACTGGACTATATGGCCAGTCACGACGGTTACCAGCGATTGGTCCAGTGCGGAGCCACCCTGGCTGCGGGGATGCGTAATATCGTGCAGCGCAGGGAGCTGCCGATCATGATCTACGGCGATGGTCCAATGCTGCAAATAGTGGGGGCCACCGATGCCTTGGACCAAGCCCTATACACGAATTGCGCCGTGGCGGGATTACTTCTATACGAAGGGGACAATCAGGCTGTCTCGCTCGCGACCGGCGACGTGCTTGACGAATTGCTCGAGCGTTTCGAAAAAGCGCTCACTGCCACTTCGCAACAGTTCGGAAGAGGCGACCCCGCGTCGATCAGCCGGCAGCGGCGCTTCCAGGCAGCATTTCGGATGATAGACGGAGCCAACGATATCGTTTCTATCGAAGAAGCGCTGCGTTGGATCAAGGAGGAGCAATGA
- a CDS encoding 2-deoxy-scyllo-inosose synthase — protein sequence MDKIISNLRELSASSYHLITDRTVSQLHAGILFEQLSTQTPASLWVIDNGESFKSLETVEYLAREMVKGGIDRGSVIVAVGGGVIGNLSGLTAALLFRGIRFVHVPTTLIAAADSVASLKQAVNLSVGKNLLGCFHKPTAVLIDLNFLRTLPSTQIRSGMYEIIKNALTVATENIPLLESGLKQDANYSDTELMVIVEAGLLAKQKVMKADKCERKEALVFEYGHTVGHAIELAAEGRVPHGEAVGLGMIVAAEVASRLGRLSEADRSLHHRLLRRNGLTVRLPVGVTVAAVMALVRMDNKRGYVCTRPDQVAMILLDGLGVPAGPIGRPLILVDASLIQSCIEDCLAGVKDIAVEESRQ from the coding sequence ATGGATAAAATTATATCGAACTTGCGTGAACTCAGCGCCTCAAGCTATCACTTAATTACCGATAGAACAGTCAGTCAATTGCATGCGGGCATATTGTTCGAACAGCTTTCGACTCAAACTCCTGCGAGCCTTTGGGTCATCGACAACGGCGAATCATTCAAATCCTTGGAAACTGTCGAGTATCTTGCTCGAGAGATGGTGAAAGGTGGTATCGACCGGGGAAGTGTCATCGTCGCGGTGGGTGGCGGGGTCATCGGAAATCTCTCAGGATTAACAGCCGCGTTGCTGTTTCGCGGCATTCGCTTCGTACATGTGCCGACGACATTAATTGCGGCAGCGGATTCAGTAGCCTCGCTCAAACAGGCAGTGAATCTCTCTGTAGGCAAAAATTTGCTGGGCTGCTTTCACAAGCCTACAGCTGTTTTGATTGACCTTAATTTTTTGCGGACGTTGCCGTCGACGCAAATCCGGTCTGGCATGTACGAGATCATCAAGAACGCATTGACCGTGGCAACCGAGAACATCCCGCTGCTCGAAAGTGGATTGAAGCAGGACGCAAATTATTCCGATACGGAACTCATGGTCATTGTCGAGGCAGGTTTGCTTGCAAAGCAAAAGGTGATGAAGGCCGACAAATGCGAACGCAAAGAGGCCCTTGTGTTTGAGTATGGCCACACGGTCGGCCACGCAATCGAACTGGCTGCTGAGGGTCGAGTACCGCATGGTGAAGCCGTCGGTCTCGGAATGATCGTGGCGGCGGAAGTTGCCAGTCGCTTAGGGCGGCTGAGCGAAGCAGACCGGAGTCTTCATCATCGGCTACTCAGACGTAACGGGCTGACAGTTCGGTTACCGGTCGGAGTTACTGTTGCCGCAGTGATGGCGCTGGTGCGCATGGACAACAAGCGAGGCTATGTCTGCACTCGTCCTGACCAGGTTGCCATGATCCTGCTTGACGGTCTGGGGGTTCCGGCCGGACCGATTGGTAGGCCTTTGATACTGGTCGACGCCTCACTAATTCAGTCTTGCATTGAGGATTGCTTAGCGGGGGTCAAGGATATCGCCGTAGAGGAAAGTCGTCAGTGA
- a CDS encoding PIG-L deacetylase family protein, with amino-acid sequence MIPSSLESMMGRRILLLSPHADDVAYSIGGIVARLSMRADLCLMTIFGHSGWALPQASCEKSADAISAEREREDRAYCARRRIDYYLLPCPDSFVMGYDNATELSIAATDDPRTESVVSLIRNAVARRMPQVVLAPCGLGGHVDHQIVRIAADGLHHVEVLYYEDIPYSSSLPLPELERQLAVQGLTPAITADIEVVLESKYEDMWGYCSQTSASTIAEMLLHAGRVGIGTARYAERLWRRVK; translated from the coding sequence ATGATCCCGTCATCCCTGGAGTCGATGATGGGCAGGCGAATCCTGCTGCTATCACCGCACGCGGATGATGTTGCCTATTCCATAGGCGGCATCGTTGCGCGGCTTTCCATGCGAGCGGATCTCTGTCTCATGACAATCTTCGGCCACAGCGGTTGGGCACTGCCGCAAGCTTCGTGCGAGAAATCCGCAGATGCGATATCGGCGGAACGTGAGCGAGAGGATCGTGCGTATTGCGCGCGACGGCGGATCGATTACTACCTTCTGCCCTGCCCGGACAGCTTTGTGATGGGATATGACAACGCTACGGAACTTAGCATCGCCGCCACCGATGATCCCAGGACCGAGAGCGTCGTGAGCTTGATCCGTAACGCTGTGGCGCGTCGGATGCCTCAGGTCGTGCTTGCTCCGTGCGGGCTTGGCGGGCATGTCGATCATCAGATCGTACGAATTGCCGCAGATGGGCTGCATCACGTCGAAGTTCTCTACTACGAAGACATTCCCTACAGCTCAAGCTTGCCGCTTCCCGAACTTGAAAGACAACTTGCCGTTCAGGGCCTAACACCGGCCATAACGGCCGACATCGAAGTTGTTTTGGAAAGCAAATACGAGGATATGTGGGGCTACTGCTCGCAGACCAGTGCATCCACCATCGCTGAGATGCTGCTACATGCCGGCCGTGTCGGCATCGGCACCGCACGATATGCGGAACGCCTTTGGCGCCGCGTGAAATGA
- a CDS encoding DegT/DnrJ/EryC1/StrS family aminotransferase, producing MLEKLAIYGGTKVYDGNWPNWPQSTESTQRNVNAVLGSHRWSVSGQYRGQPSWEERFGQEFAVYTGAGYCVPSSTGTASLSMALEACEVGAYDEVIVPGVSWVTSASAVLGINAIPVLTDVESKTGCLDPVAVEHAITSRTRAITVVHLGSAVADLDRLVAIAQAHSIPLIEDCAQAHGARYAGRHVGCFGAAGTFSMQHSKLLTSGEGGAVITDNPGLARRLEHLRADGRTLSVQPPGMDEMALVESAEIMGNNHCLSEFHAAILVAQLEVLDEQLAHRRRNAAVLDSFLVSLGFLPQATAPRTTERAYYTYVVRLPQSIVETQGAERFAAALSAEIGLPCKTMYSALNHNRLYKPFSRNRFELGKVFTDAVDPSLYQLPIAQEFSRSCIALPHRMLLADTSAMEHVAAAFEKVARLIDNRRT from the coding sequence ATGTTGGAAAAACTAGCCATTTACGGCGGGACTAAGGTCTACGATGGGAATTGGCCCAATTGGCCGCAGAGCACTGAGAGCACGCAGCGTAATGTTAATGCCGTGCTGGGCAGCCATCGATGGTCCGTCAGTGGTCAATACCGTGGGCAGCCGTCTTGGGAAGAGCGTTTCGGACAGGAGTTTGCCGTTTACACCGGCGCCGGGTACTGCGTACCGTCCTCGACGGGCACCGCCAGCTTGAGCATGGCGTTGGAGGCCTGCGAGGTCGGGGCATACGACGAGGTGATCGTGCCAGGTGTGAGCTGGGTCACATCAGCGTCTGCGGTACTCGGGATCAATGCTATCCCCGTCTTAACCGACGTGGAGTCCAAGACCGGTTGCCTGGATCCAGTGGCAGTTGAGCACGCAATCACATCGCGTACGCGAGCGATAACTGTGGTACATCTTGGATCGGCTGTCGCCGACTTGGATCGCCTAGTGGCGATCGCCCAGGCGCACTCCATTCCATTGATCGAAGATTGCGCACAGGCACATGGCGCCCGATACGCCGGTCGGCATGTGGGTTGCTTCGGCGCGGCAGGTACTTTTTCGATGCAGCACAGCAAGCTGCTGACGAGCGGTGAGGGTGGGGCGGTGATTACTGACAACCCGGGTCTCGCACGTCGCCTGGAGCATCTACGCGCCGACGGCCGAACGCTCTCCGTGCAGCCGCCTGGAATGGACGAGATGGCGCTGGTCGAGAGCGCGGAGATCATGGGCAACAACCACTGCCTTTCGGAGTTTCATGCCGCCATCCTGGTGGCGCAACTGGAGGTATTGGACGAGCAGTTGGCACATAGGCGTCGGAATGCCGCCGTTTTGGACAGCTTTCTGGTTTCTCTTGGTTTCCTGCCACAGGCTACTGCCCCTCGGACCACGGAGCGGGCGTATTACACCTACGTAGTGCGATTGCCTCAGTCGATTGTCGAGACGCAGGGCGCTGAGCGATTCGCTGCGGCGCTGTCTGCGGAAATCGGGTTGCCCTGCAAGACGATGTACAGCGCCCTTAACCATAATCGTCTTTACAAGCCCTTCTCGCGAAACCGGTTCGAGCTGGGCAAGGTATTCACCGACGCGGTCGATCCATCCCTTTATCAATTGCCTATAGCGCAAGAGTTTTCCAGGTCTTGCATCGCTCTGCCTCACCGCATGCTGTTGGCCGATACGAGCGCGATGGAACATGTGGCTGCCGCTTTCGAAAAGGTAGCCAGGTTGATCGACAACCGGCGCACTTGA